The following proteins come from a genomic window of Acidobacteriota bacterium:
- a CDS encoding TonB-dependent receptor plug domain-containing protein produces the protein MITWLTVLSLGLNLFVPVAVAESEPRKDGAPAEEQASAPAIRTEIEVRAEAPLVEENLLTVDLVSASRVSKAQMEDLQAVDLLTGLRMTPGVLISRYNVVGSYGGGDGGTLFIRGMGSGRPGGEVQFLVDGVPKFSGVWTHPLMDVLSLDSVEHVDVVKGASPVLYGNMSFGAVEIRTRRREREGSEGAISTGGGSFGTLLTHLDGGFRRGAFDAYVTAGYRSSDGHRPQSDGRVEDFFGRAGYTLSPGWRLDFTLSRTDSYADDPGPAGAPPPPRGKFAIRDWTVTATLENDTPRARGYFRFYRDQGAIRWEQWNAAKNLPLDSDTDYANWGFRARQTFPLLRGLKVTAGFDGDNYGGSFRETLGTTVKVKDEVRMWNAAPYLLAEAEWGNRVKFGPVAGVRYDVSRYFGTFAAPQAGFALSFGRTRLHASAGRGFNLPGVYAVFSTAEWNQGDRWMSLRPEKVLHLEGGVSHAFNDRLRLDLTLFRDRGTDALRFTAPPPHYDNIGSYRTRGVEVAVGADPLDSLHAFAGYTFLDAEPERLPYAPRHTAQFGVNWDASRRLRLSLDAQYVGGRWSGNPRYPGPQAYMEGFFLLNARVRWTVSPRTWTQALVVYAGVENVTDARYEYRPGYEMPGATFQCGLRLALDGGR, from the coding sequence ATGATAACCTGGCTCACCGTTCTCTCGCTTGGTCTGAACCTTTTTGTTCCTGTTGCGGTTGCGGAGAGCGAACCCCGGAAGGACGGCGCCCCCGCGGAGGAGCAGGCCTCGGCGCCCGCCATCCGGACGGAAATCGAGGTGCGGGCCGAGGCGCCCCTCGTGGAGGAAAACCTGCTGACGGTGGACCTGGTTTCCGCCTCCCGGGTGTCGAAGGCGCAGATGGAGGACTTGCAGGCCGTGGACCTGCTGACCGGGCTGCGCATGACCCCCGGGGTCCTGATCTCCCGCTACAACGTCGTGGGGAGCTACGGGGGCGGGGACGGCGGGACGCTCTTCATCCGGGGGATGGGTTCGGGCCGGCCGGGGGGGGAGGTCCAGTTTCTCGTGGACGGGGTGCCCAAGTTCAGCGGCGTGTGGACCCACCCGCTGATGGACGTCCTCTCCCTCGACTCGGTGGAGCATGTGGACGTGGTCAAGGGGGCCTCGCCGGTCCTCTACGGCAACATGAGCTTCGGCGCCGTGGAGATCCGCACCCGGCGCCGGGAACGGGAGGGTTCGGAAGGCGCCATCTCCACGGGCGGGGGCTCGTTCGGGACGCTCCTGACCCACCTGGACGGCGGGTTCCGGAGGGGGGCCTTCGACGCCTACGTCACGGCGGGGTACCGGAGCTCGGACGGGCACCGACCCCAGTCGGACGGGCGTGTGGAAGACTTCTTCGGCCGAGCCGGGTACACGCTGTCCCCGGGGTGGCGGCTGGACTTCACCCTCTCCCGGACCGACAGCTACGCCGACGACCCCGGCCCCGCCGGCGCCCCCCCGCCGCCGCGGGGCAAGTTCGCCATCCGCGACTGGACCGTGACGGCGACGCTGGAAAACGACACGCCGCGCGCCCGGGGGTATTTCCGCTTCTACCGGGACCAGGGGGCCATCCGGTGGGAGCAGTGGAACGCGGCGAAAAACCTCCCCCTGGACTCGGACACCGACTACGCCAACTGGGGCTTCCGGGCCCGCCAGACCTTCCCCCTGCTGCGGGGCCTGAAGGTGACCGCGGGCTTCGACGGCGACAACTACGGGGGGTCCTTCCGCGAGACCCTGGGCACGACCGTCAAGGTCAAGGACGAGGTCCGGATGTGGAACGCGGCCCCCTACCTCCTGGCGGAGGCGGAGTGGGGCAACCGGGTGAAGTTCGGCCCGGTGGCGGGCGTCCGGTACGACGTGAGCCGCTACTTCGGGACCTTCGCCGCCCCCCAGGCCGGGTTCGCCCTCTCCTTCGGGCGGACGAGGCTGCACGCCTCCGCCGGCCGCGGCTTCAACCTGCCGGGCGTCTACGCCGTGTTCTCCACCGCCGAATGGAACCAGGGCGACCGGTGGATGTCCCTGCGCCCGGAGAAGGTCCTCCACCTGGAAGGCGGGGTCTCCCACGCCTTCAACGACCGGCTGCGCCTGGACCTGACCCTCTTCCGGGACCGCGGGACCGACGCCCTCCGCTTCACCGCGCCGCCGCCCCACTACGACAACATCGGGTCCTACCGCACCCGGGGCGTGGAGGTCGCCGTGGGGGCCGACCCCCTGGACTCCCTCCACGCGTTCGCGGGGTACACCTTCCTGGACGCCGAGCCGGAGCGGCTCCCCTACGCCCCCCGCCACACCGCCCAGTTCGGCGTGAACTGGGACGCGTCCCGCCGCCTGCGCCTGTCCCTCGACGCCCAGTACGTGGGGGGGCGCTGGAGCGGGAACCCGCGCTACCCCGGCCCCCAGGCCTACATGGAAGGGTTTTTCCTCCTCAACGCGCGGGTGCGCTGGACCGTCTCGCCCCGGACCTGGACCCAGGCGCTGGTGGTTTACGCCGGCGTCGAAAACGTCACCGACGCGCGCTACGAGTACCGTCCCGGTTACGAGATGCCCGGGGCGACCTTCCAGTGCGGGCTGCGGCTGGCCCTGGACGGTGGGCGATGA
- a CDS encoding ABC transporter ATP-binding protein yields the protein MNEPALRLQDVSVRYEPGGPAVLEGITLDIAPGERVALLGLNGSGKTTLLLAVAGLVPHEGEIRVGGLALGRRTLPEVRKGIGFLFNVPEDQLLFPRVIDDTAFGLRRRGVAPPEAAAAARAVLGDLGVGHLADAPLHHLSHGQKQRVALAGALVTGPSLLLLDEPSAGLDPPGKRSLAGTLRSLPAAQLVATHDLAFAARLVDRNVLLEGGRIVEDTADASRVERRWDGPGGPVG from the coding sequence GTGAACGAGCCCGCCCTCCGCCTGCAGGATGTGAGTGTCCGCTACGAACCCGGCGGCCCGGCCGTGCTCGAGGGGATCACCCTGGACATCGCCCCCGGGGAGCGGGTCGCCCTGCTCGGCCTGAACGGGTCGGGGAAGACCACCCTGCTCCTGGCGGTGGCCGGGCTCGTGCCGCACGAGGGGGAGATCCGCGTCGGGGGCCTTGCCCTGGGGCGACGAACCCTGCCGGAGGTCCGGAAGGGCATCGGCTTCCTGTTCAACGTCCCCGAGGACCAGTTGCTCTTCCCCCGGGTGATCGACGACACGGCCTTCGGGCTCCGCCGTCGGGGGGTTGCGCCCCCCGAGGCCGCCGCCGCCGCCCGGGCGGTGCTGGGTGACCTGGGCGTGGGCCACCTGGCCGATGCCCCGCTGCACCACCTGTCTCACGGCCAGAAGCAGCGCGTGGCCCTGGCGGGGGCCCTGGTCACGGGGCCGTCCCTCCTGCTGCTGGACGAGCCCTCTGCCGGCCTGGACCCGCCGGGGAAACGCAGCCTCGCCGGCACCCTTCGCTCGCTCCCCGCCGCGCAGCTCGTCGCCACCCACGACCTGGCCTTCGCCGCGCGCCTGGTCGACCGCAACGTTCTCCTGGAAGGCGGACGGATCGTCGAGGACACCGCCGACGCGTCCCGGGTCGAACGCCGGTGGGACGGCCCGGGCGGGCCCGTGGGCTGA
- the nikR gene encoding nickel-responsive transcriptional regulator NikR, translating to MTHLVRFGVSLEKNLLDRFDRLIRERNYTNRSEAFRDLIRQELVRKEWDENQEVAGAVTFIFDHHRRTLLNRITDLQHDHQALIVSAQHIHLDHDHCLEIVAVRGTARDIQHLADRLRSLKGVEHCLLSVTSAKADPDHPAD from the coding sequence ATGACCCATCTGGTCCGCTTTGGCGTTTCCCTCGAGAAGAACCTCCTGGACCGGTTCGACCGGCTGATCCGGGAGCGGAACTACACCAACCGCTCCGAGGCCTTCCGGGACCTCATCCGCCAGGAGCTGGTGCGCAAGGAGTGGGACGAGAACCAGGAGGTGGCCGGCGCCGTCACCTTCATCTTCGACCACCACCGCCGGACCCTCCTCAACCGCATCACCGACCTCCAGCACGACCACCAGGCGCTGATCGTCTCCGCCCAGCACATCCACCTCGACCACGACCACTGCCTCGAGATCGTCGCGGTGCGCGGGACGGCCCGCGACATCCAGCACCTCGCCGACCGGCTGAGATCCCTCAAGGGCGTCGAGCACTGCCTGCTCAGCGTCACCTCCGCGAAGGCCGATCCCGACCATCCCGCGGACTGA
- a CDS encoding sigma-70 family RNA polymerase sigma factor, giving the protein MRSRNRIIEELLVLATQSGRAEAFARLAELWHPRMMRYALRLTSDREGAREAVQDAWMAVARGLMRLQDPACFAPWALCIVRSRCADWIRRRQCLRRENTGLDAAAPLAATAEPRGDNRYRLRRAVRGLDPEPQALVEMFYLESLTVAEIARILEIPAGTVKSRLYHVRERLRAILEV; this is encoded by the coding sequence ATGCGCTCACGTAACCGGATCATCGAAGAGTTGTTGGTGTTGGCCACCCAGAGTGGGAGGGCCGAGGCGTTCGCGCGCCTAGCCGAGTTGTGGCACCCGAGGATGATGCGCTACGCGTTGCGGCTGACTAGCGACCGGGAGGGGGCGAGGGAGGCGGTGCAGGACGCCTGGATGGCCGTCGCGCGGGGACTGATGCGGTTGCAGGACCCCGCCTGCTTCGCCCCGTGGGCGCTGTGCATTGTCCGCAGCCGTTGCGCAGACTGGATCAGGCGGCGGCAGTGCCTGCGGCGGGAAAACACCGGCTTGGACGCCGCCGCCCCCTTAGCGGCAACGGCCGAACCCCGGGGCGACAACCGGTACCGTTTGCGCCGGGCCGTTCGGGGCCTCGACCCTGAACCCCAGGCCCTGGTAGAGATGTTCTATCTCGAGTCCCTGACCGTGGCGGAAATCGCCCGGATTCTCGAAATCCCGGCCGGGACCGTCAAGTCCCGGCTTTACCACGTCCGCGAGCGGCTGCGGGCGATCCTGGAGGTGTGA
- a CDS encoding sigma-70 family RNA polymerase sigma factor, with translation MKPRSRVVDELLVLEAQAGRVEAFERLAALWHPRLLGYAFHLTGDREGAREAVQDAWMSVVRGLSRLRDPAGFPGWALSIARRRCADWVRRRQRSRRGAEGLNDAARLASPTTSSEEQTERLREAIRGLDPESRFLVEMYYRESLSVGEIARVLGIPAGTVKSRLYHVRERLRTILEV, from the coding sequence ATGAAGCCGAGAAGCCGGGTCGTCGATGAACTGCTGGTGCTGGAGGCCCAGGCGGGCCGGGTCGAGGCGTTCGAACGCCTGGCGGCCCTGTGGCACCCGCGGCTGCTCGGTTACGCGTTTCATCTGACCGGCGACCGGGAGGGGGCGCGGGAGGCGGTGCAGGATGCATGGATGTCGGTGGTACGAGGACTGTCGAGGCTCAGGGACCCTGCCGGCTTTCCCGGATGGGCGCTCAGCATCGCCCGACGACGATGCGCGGACTGGGTTCGGCGGCGGCAACGTTCGCGCCGGGGTGCCGAGGGGCTGAACGACGCCGCCCGGCTCGCCTCGCCCACCACCTCTTCAGAAGAGCAGACCGAGCGCTTGCGCGAAGCCATCCGGGGTCTCGACCCGGAATCGCGCTTCCTTGTGGAGATGTATTATCGCGAGTCCCTCTCCGTGGGGGAAATTGCCCGGGTCCTCGGGATCCCTGCAGGGACCGTCAAATCAAGGCTTTATCACGTCCGCGAACGACTGCGGACGATTCTGGAGGTGTGA